Within the Herbaspirillum sp. RTI4 genome, the region GACGATGGGGTTGCGGTGTATCTCTTCTCCCGACATGCTCGCGGAGGATTTCTTTTCTTTTGTGGTGATAATTGTGGCCATAATTGCGCATACTGATGCGTCATTGCGCACCCTCGCCGCCATCTTTGTTGGCCGGGCGCATGTCTAAAGGAGAACATGAATGGAGAGCACGAATGCAAATTGAAAATAGCGTATTTGTCGTGACCGGTGCGGGTTCCGGTCTGGGCGCGGTCACGGCGCGCATGCTGGTCGCTGCGGGCGGCAAGGTGTTGCTGGCCGATATCAATGCCGAGTCTGGCGCGGCAATGGCGCAAGAATTGGGCGCGGCGGCGCATTTTGTTAAAACCGATATTACCGATGGCGAGAGCGCGAAAGCGGCCGTCGATGCGGCGCTGGAAGTGTTCGGCAGTCTGCGCGGACTGGTCAATTGCGCCGGTATCGCGCCGGCGGAAAAAGTGCTGGGGCGTGAGGGCGTGCATAGTCTGGACAGTTTCGCCCGCGTCATCAATATCAATCTGATCGGCACTTTCAATATGCTGCGCTTTGCCGCTGCGGCGATCAGCAAGGGCGAGCCGGACAGTAACGGTGAGCGCGGCGTCATTATCAATACGGC harbors:
- a CDS encoding 3-hydroxyacyl-CoA dehydrogenase — encoded protein: MQIENSVFVVTGAGSGLGAVTARMLVAAGGKVLLADINAESGAAMAQELGAAAHFVKTDITDGESAKAAVDAALEVFGSLRGLVNCAGIAPAEKVLGREGVHSLDSFARVININLIGTFNMLRFAAAAISKGEPDSNGERGVIINTASVAAFDGQVGQAAYSASKAAVAGMTLPLAREMARYGIRVMTIAPGIFETPMMLGMPAEVLQSLGAAVPFPPRLGHPSEFAALVRHIAENGYLNAEVIRLDGAIRMNAK